The Megachile rotundata isolate GNS110a chromosome 3, iyMegRotu1, whole genome shotgun sequence genome includes a window with the following:
- the LOC100875911 gene encoding uncharacterized protein LOC100875911 isoform X1: MTSNVTTIKLEEGQESVTEIQTYLETFNKEIEGGQGEQLQHVQLQQVEGLSGGEEGGTYFVDQSGQYYYQANNDETPVMTQVQIQEVEEADVQNEGEHPQEEQYQEIEELENVDGEEDGQVANNGNNQVVINSGDAYQTVTIVPSDTNPGEVSYVLIVQQPDSEDKESRPVEREGTEGEEGEGEQDLTVYDFEDNEDNEAPVESEAEDDKTKIIKFLPKKSQTVTQAHMCNYCNYTSPKRYLLSRHMKSHSEERPHKCSVCERGFKTLASLQNHVNTHTGTKPHHCKFCDSAFTTSGELVRHVRYRHTHEKPHKCHECDYASVELSKLKRHIRCHTGERPYQCPHCTYASPDTFKLKRHLRIHTGEKPYECDFCQARFTQSNSLKAHKLIHNVGDKPVFQCELCPTTCGRKTDLRIHVQKLHTSDKPLKCKRCGKTFPDRYSYKLHSKTHEGEKCYKCDLCPYASISARHLESHMLIHTDQKPYQCDHCFQSFRQKQLLKRHCNLYHNPSYVPPPPQEKTHQCPECERPFRHKGNLIRHMAVHDPESSLQEKQQALKMGRQKKIQIIDGQRVEVMTGDLASKLKGYEEEEEDEDDMMAVEGSDGQQYVVLEVIQLADNQGTDQQMAVVASEDGDLVMQDPLSQESGIVTGTGEEVDEEEETEIELKIDPEPTKKSSQNTQNDPKLQKEMETCFGFDEEEEEEEEEPNGNINILQTIS; the protein is encoded by the exons ATGACAAGCAACGTAACGACTATTAAGTTAGAAGAAGGGCAGGAATCTGTAACAGAAATACAAACTTATTTAGAAACATTCAACAAGGAAATAGAAGGGGGTCAAGGAGAGCAATTGCAACATGTACAGT TGCAACAAGTGGAAGGACTATCGGGTGGTGAAGAAGGTGGAACTTATTTTGTTGATCAATCTGGTCAATATTATTACCAAGCAAATAATGATGAAACACCTGTGATGACACAAGTGCAAATTCAAGAAGTAGAAGAAGCTGATGTACAAAATGAAGGAGAACATCCTCAAGAAGAACAGTAccaagaaattgaagaattggaaaatgttgATGGAGAAGAAGAT GGCCAGGTGGCTAACAATGGAAATAATCAAGTTGTAATAAATTCTGGGGATGCATATCAAACTGTTACCATTGTACCATCAGACACTAATCCTGGAGAAGTTAGTTATGTATTGATAGTTCAACAACCTGATTCTGAAGATAAGGAAAGTAGACCTGTAGAGCGGGAAGGAACAGAGGGTGAAGAAGGAGAAGGTGAACAAGACCTTACTGTTTATGATTTTGAGGACAATGAAGACAATGAAGCACCCGTTGAATCAGAAGCAGAAGATGATAAAACCAAAATTATCAAGTTCCTACCTAAAAAATCTCAAACAGTTACCCAAGCTCATATGTGTAATTACTGTAATTACACGAGTCCGAAGCG GTATCTATTATCACGGCACATGAAGTCGCATTCGGAAGAAAGGCCACACAAATGCAGCGTTTGTGAAAGAGGATTCAAAACATTAGCTTCGCTCCAAAACCACGTTAACACGCATACCGGGACCAAACCACATCACTGTAAATTTTGTGACAGTGCATTCACAACTTCTG GTGAACTTGTCAGACACGTTCGATACAGACACACGCATGAAAAACCGCATAAATGTCACGAATGTGATTATGCATCCGTTGAATTGTCTAAACTGAAACGTCATATTAGATGTCATACAGGGGAGCGACCATATCAA TGTCCGCATTGTACATATGCAAGTCCCGATACGTTCAAATTAAAACGGCATTTGCGTATACACACAGGCGAAAAAccatatgaatgtgatttttgTCAAGCAAGGTTTACTCAGTCTAACAGTTTGAAAGCTCACAAATTGATACATAATG TTGGCGATAAACCAGTATTTCAATGTGAGTTGTGTCCAACGACTTGTGGAAGAAAAACAGATCTCAGAATTCATGTACAAAAATTACATACCTCTGATAAACCTTTAAAGTGTAAGCGCTGCGGAAAAACATTCCCAGATAG ATATAGCTATAAGCTGCATAGTAAAACCCATGAGGGAGAAAAGTGTTATAAATGTGATTTATGTCCATATGCATCAATATCTGCACGTCATCTTGAAAGCCATATGTTAATTCACACAGATCAAAAACCATATCAATGTGATCATTGTTTTCAATCATTCAGACAAAAACAGCTTCTCAAACGGCACTGTAATCTTTATCACAATCCTTCTTATGTTCCTCCACCACCGCAAGAGAAGACACATCAATGTCCCGAATGTGAACGGCCGTTCAG GCacaagggaaatcttattcgacATATGGCTGTTCACGACCCAGAATCATCTCTTCAGGAAAAACAACAAGCATTGAAAATGGGTAGACAGAAAAAGATTCAAATTATAGATGGTCAGAGAGTCGAGGTCATGACAG GTGATTTAGCTTCTAAACTTAAAGgttatgaagaagaagaagaagatgaagacGACATGATGGCCGTTGAAGGAAGCGATGGTCAACAGTATGTTGTATTGGAAGTTATTCAGCTGGCTGATAATCAAGGAACCGATCAA CAAATGGCGGTCGTAGCTAGCGAagatggagatttggtgatgcaAGATCCCTTGAGCCAAGAGAGTGGTATCGTAACGGGTACAGGAGAAGAAgtagacgaagaagaagaaaccgAAATTGAGTTAAAAATAGATCCGGAACCTACTAAAAAATCTTCTCAAAACACTCAAAACGATCCAAAGTTACAAAAAGAAATGGAAACCTGTTTCGGTTTTGACGAA gaggaagaagaagaggaagaggaaccTAATggcaatataaatatattgcaaACAATTTCGTAA
- the LOC100875911 gene encoding uncharacterized protein LOC100875911 isoform X3, translating into MTSNVTTIKLEEGQESVTEIQTYLETFNKEIEGGQGEQLQHVQLQQVEGLSGGEEGGTYFVDQSGQYYYQANNDETPVMTQVQIQEVEEADVQNEGEHPQEEQYQEIEELENVDGEEDGQVANNGNNQVVINSGDAYQTVTIVPSDTNPGEVSYVLIVQQPDSEDKESRPVEREGTEGEEGEGEQDLTVYDFEDNEDNEAPVESEAEDDKTKIIKFLPKKSQTVTQAHMCNYCNYTSPKRYLLSRHMKSHSEERPHKCSVCERGFKTLASLQNHVNTHTGTKPHHCKFCDSAFTTSGELVRHVRYRHTHEKPHKCHECDYASVELSKLKRHIRCHTGERPYQCPHCTYASPDTFKLKRHLRIHTGEKPYECDFCQARFTQSNSLKAHKLIHNVGDKPVFQCELCPTTCGRKTDLRIHVQKLHTSDKPLKCKRCGKTFPDRQKQLLKRHCNLYHNPSYVPPPPQEKTHQCPECERPFRHKGNLIRHMAVHDPESSLQEKQQALKMGRQKKIQIIDGQRVEVMTGDLASKLKGYEEEEEDEDDMMAVEGSDGQQYVVLEVIQLADNQGTDQQMAVVASEDGDLVMQDPLSQESGIVTGTGEEVDEEEETEIELKIDPEPTKKSSQNTQNDPKLQKEMETCFGFDEEEEEEEEEPNGNINILQTIS; encoded by the exons ATGACAAGCAACGTAACGACTATTAAGTTAGAAGAAGGGCAGGAATCTGTAACAGAAATACAAACTTATTTAGAAACATTCAACAAGGAAATAGAAGGGGGTCAAGGAGAGCAATTGCAACATGTACAGT TGCAACAAGTGGAAGGACTATCGGGTGGTGAAGAAGGTGGAACTTATTTTGTTGATCAATCTGGTCAATATTATTACCAAGCAAATAATGATGAAACACCTGTGATGACACAAGTGCAAATTCAAGAAGTAGAAGAAGCTGATGTACAAAATGAAGGAGAACATCCTCAAGAAGAACAGTAccaagaaattgaagaattggaaaatgttgATGGAGAAGAAGAT GGCCAGGTGGCTAACAATGGAAATAATCAAGTTGTAATAAATTCTGGGGATGCATATCAAACTGTTACCATTGTACCATCAGACACTAATCCTGGAGAAGTTAGTTATGTATTGATAGTTCAACAACCTGATTCTGAAGATAAGGAAAGTAGACCTGTAGAGCGGGAAGGAACAGAGGGTGAAGAAGGAGAAGGTGAACAAGACCTTACTGTTTATGATTTTGAGGACAATGAAGACAATGAAGCACCCGTTGAATCAGAAGCAGAAGATGATAAAACCAAAATTATCAAGTTCCTACCTAAAAAATCTCAAACAGTTACCCAAGCTCATATGTGTAATTACTGTAATTACACGAGTCCGAAGCG GTATCTATTATCACGGCACATGAAGTCGCATTCGGAAGAAAGGCCACACAAATGCAGCGTTTGTGAAAGAGGATTCAAAACATTAGCTTCGCTCCAAAACCACGTTAACACGCATACCGGGACCAAACCACATCACTGTAAATTTTGTGACAGTGCATTCACAACTTCTG GTGAACTTGTCAGACACGTTCGATACAGACACACGCATGAAAAACCGCATAAATGTCACGAATGTGATTATGCATCCGTTGAATTGTCTAAACTGAAACGTCATATTAGATGTCATACAGGGGAGCGACCATATCAA TGTCCGCATTGTACATATGCAAGTCCCGATACGTTCAAATTAAAACGGCATTTGCGTATACACACAGGCGAAAAAccatatgaatgtgatttttgTCAAGCAAGGTTTACTCAGTCTAACAGTTTGAAAGCTCACAAATTGATACATAATG TTGGCGATAAACCAGTATTTCAATGTGAGTTGTGTCCAACGACTTGTGGAAGAAAAACAGATCTCAGAATTCATGTACAAAAATTACATACCTCTGATAAACCTTTAAAGTGTAAGCGCTGCGGAAAAACATTCCCAGATAG ACAAAAACAGCTTCTCAAACGGCACTGTAATCTTTATCACAATCCTTCTTATGTTCCTCCACCACCGCAAGAGAAGACACATCAATGTCCCGAATGTGAACGGCCGTTCAG GCacaagggaaatcttattcgacATATGGCTGTTCACGACCCAGAATCATCTCTTCAGGAAAAACAACAAGCATTGAAAATGGGTAGACAGAAAAAGATTCAAATTATAGATGGTCAGAGAGTCGAGGTCATGACAG GTGATTTAGCTTCTAAACTTAAAGgttatgaagaagaagaagaagatgaagacGACATGATGGCCGTTGAAGGAAGCGATGGTCAACAGTATGTTGTATTGGAAGTTATTCAGCTGGCTGATAATCAAGGAACCGATCAA CAAATGGCGGTCGTAGCTAGCGAagatggagatttggtgatgcaAGATCCCTTGAGCCAAGAGAGTGGTATCGTAACGGGTACAGGAGAAGAAgtagacgaagaagaagaaaccgAAATTGAGTTAAAAATAGATCCGGAACCTACTAAAAAATCTTCTCAAAACACTCAAAACGATCCAAAGTTACAAAAAGAAATGGAAACCTGTTTCGGTTTTGACGAA gaggaagaagaagaggaagaggaaccTAATggcaatataaatatattgcaaACAATTTCGTAA
- the LOC100875911 gene encoding uncharacterized protein LOC100875911 isoform X2: MTSNVTTIKLEEGQESVTEIQTYLETFNKEIEGGQGEQLQHVQLQQVEGLSGGEEGGTYFVDQSGQYYYQANNDETPVMTQVQIQEVEEADVQNEGEHPQEEQYQEIEELENVDGEEDGQVANNGNNQVVINSGDAYQTVTIVPSDTNPGEVSYVLIVQQPDSEDKESRPVEREGTEGEEGEGEQDLTVYDFEDNEDNEAPVESEAEDDKTKIIKFLPKKSQTVTQAHMCNYCNYTSPKRYLLSRHMKSHSEERPHKCSVCERGFKTLASLQNHVNTHTGTKPHHCKFCDSAFTTSGELVRHVRYRHTHEKPHKCHECDYASVELSKLKRHIRCHTGERPYQCPHCTYASPDTFKLKRHLRIHTGEKPYECDFCQARFTQSNSLKAHKLIHNVGDKPVFQCELCPTTCGRKTDLRIHVQKLHTSDKPLKCKRCGKTFPDRYSYKLHSKTHEGEKCYKCDLCPYASISARHLESHMLIHTDQKPYQCDHCFQSFRQKQLLKRHCNLYHNPSYVPPPPQEKTHQCPECERPFRHKGNLIRHMAVHDPESSLQEKQQALKMGRQKKIQIIDGQRVEVMTGYEEEEEDEDDMMAVEGSDGQQYVVLEVIQLADNQGTDQQMAVVASEDGDLVMQDPLSQESGIVTGTGEEVDEEEETEIELKIDPEPTKKSSQNTQNDPKLQKEMETCFGFDEEEEEEEEEPNGNINILQTIS; this comes from the exons ATGACAAGCAACGTAACGACTATTAAGTTAGAAGAAGGGCAGGAATCTGTAACAGAAATACAAACTTATTTAGAAACATTCAACAAGGAAATAGAAGGGGGTCAAGGAGAGCAATTGCAACATGTACAGT TGCAACAAGTGGAAGGACTATCGGGTGGTGAAGAAGGTGGAACTTATTTTGTTGATCAATCTGGTCAATATTATTACCAAGCAAATAATGATGAAACACCTGTGATGACACAAGTGCAAATTCAAGAAGTAGAAGAAGCTGATGTACAAAATGAAGGAGAACATCCTCAAGAAGAACAGTAccaagaaattgaagaattggaaaatgttgATGGAGAAGAAGAT GGCCAGGTGGCTAACAATGGAAATAATCAAGTTGTAATAAATTCTGGGGATGCATATCAAACTGTTACCATTGTACCATCAGACACTAATCCTGGAGAAGTTAGTTATGTATTGATAGTTCAACAACCTGATTCTGAAGATAAGGAAAGTAGACCTGTAGAGCGGGAAGGAACAGAGGGTGAAGAAGGAGAAGGTGAACAAGACCTTACTGTTTATGATTTTGAGGACAATGAAGACAATGAAGCACCCGTTGAATCAGAAGCAGAAGATGATAAAACCAAAATTATCAAGTTCCTACCTAAAAAATCTCAAACAGTTACCCAAGCTCATATGTGTAATTACTGTAATTACACGAGTCCGAAGCG GTATCTATTATCACGGCACATGAAGTCGCATTCGGAAGAAAGGCCACACAAATGCAGCGTTTGTGAAAGAGGATTCAAAACATTAGCTTCGCTCCAAAACCACGTTAACACGCATACCGGGACCAAACCACATCACTGTAAATTTTGTGACAGTGCATTCACAACTTCTG GTGAACTTGTCAGACACGTTCGATACAGACACACGCATGAAAAACCGCATAAATGTCACGAATGTGATTATGCATCCGTTGAATTGTCTAAACTGAAACGTCATATTAGATGTCATACAGGGGAGCGACCATATCAA TGTCCGCATTGTACATATGCAAGTCCCGATACGTTCAAATTAAAACGGCATTTGCGTATACACACAGGCGAAAAAccatatgaatgtgatttttgTCAAGCAAGGTTTACTCAGTCTAACAGTTTGAAAGCTCACAAATTGATACATAATG TTGGCGATAAACCAGTATTTCAATGTGAGTTGTGTCCAACGACTTGTGGAAGAAAAACAGATCTCAGAATTCATGTACAAAAATTACATACCTCTGATAAACCTTTAAAGTGTAAGCGCTGCGGAAAAACATTCCCAGATAG ATATAGCTATAAGCTGCATAGTAAAACCCATGAGGGAGAAAAGTGTTATAAATGTGATTTATGTCCATATGCATCAATATCTGCACGTCATCTTGAAAGCCATATGTTAATTCACACAGATCAAAAACCATATCAATGTGATCATTGTTTTCAATCATTCAGACAAAAACAGCTTCTCAAACGGCACTGTAATCTTTATCACAATCCTTCTTATGTTCCTCCACCACCGCAAGAGAAGACACATCAATGTCCCGAATGTGAACGGCCGTTCAG GCacaagggaaatcttattcgacATATGGCTGTTCACGACCCAGAATCATCTCTTCAGGAAAAACAACAAGCATTGAAAATGGGTAGACAGAAAAAGATTCAAATTATAGATGGTCAGAGAGTCGAGGTCATGACAG gttatgaagaagaagaagaagatgaagacGACATGATGGCCGTTGAAGGAAGCGATGGTCAACAGTATGTTGTATTGGAAGTTATTCAGCTGGCTGATAATCAAGGAACCGATCAA CAAATGGCGGTCGTAGCTAGCGAagatggagatttggtgatgcaAGATCCCTTGAGCCAAGAGAGTGGTATCGTAACGGGTACAGGAGAAGAAgtagacgaagaagaagaaaccgAAATTGAGTTAAAAATAGATCCGGAACCTACTAAAAAATCTTCTCAAAACACTCAAAACGATCCAAAGTTACAAAAAGAAATGGAAACCTGTTTCGGTTTTGACGAA gaggaagaagaagaggaagaggaaccTAATggcaatataaatatattgcaaACAATTTCGTAA